Genomic DNA from Haloplanus sp. HW8-1:
AGCCCCGACATCACGCCGTGAGTTACCAATACTAACTAAAAACCCTTCGCCAGAATCTCATTCAGTAACTCGGATGACAGTTACGTCAGTCGGTGGCGGTCGGGAGGACGCCGCGCAGATACAGGGCCGCGAGGCAGGCAACGAGCGCAAGGAGGGCGAGGGCGAAGCCGCGGAAGATAGCGTCGAACGGGTAGGTCTCACCGAGGAAGCCGACGGCGCTGCTCCCGGTTGCCTGGACGGCGAGCGCGAGGCCCCCGTAGACGGCGTAGGCGCTGCCGCGGTTGTCGGGGACCGTCCCCAGAACGTACGCGTCGAGGGCCGGAAAGAGACTGTGTGCGACGAGGCCGAGGCCGACGCTCACTGCCACCAAGGCGACGAGCGACCGGACGACGGTCAGGGCCGCGACGCCCGACGCGACGCCCACCCCCAGCGTCAGGATGTAGGGGACGTGGGGGAGGCGGTCGGCGAGCCCACCACCCAGCCAGAACGCCGGCAGGCCGGCGGCGAACGCCACCGTCAGGAGCGTCCCCGCCCGGCCGGCGACCAGTCCCTTGGTCGTGATCAGGTACGTGACATAGAAGTTGAACACGCCCTGCCAGACGAAGCCCGCGCCGCCGACCATCACGACGGCCGCGAGGATGATCCGCCAGTGGGAGAGCGCCGCGACGAAGTCGTGGTCGCCACCCCGGGGAACCCCGCCGTCCAGTCGCCGGGCCACGAGGAACACGAGGAGCGTCAGCGTCGCCCCGAGTGCCGCCAGCAGCCAGAAGACGGCGCGCCACGACTCGACGGCCACGAGGGTGACCGTGAGCGTCGGTGCGACGACCGCCGCCGCCTGTGCGGCCGTCCCGTGGATGCCGACCGCCTGTCCCACGCGGTCGGGATAGAGGTCGCCGATGAGGGGCACCGCCGCCGCGTAGTACGCCCCGGAGGCGACGCCGATGGCGAACGCGCCGGCCTGCAAAAGCGGGAGCGCCCCCGCCGTGGCGGTCAGCGCCGACGCCACCGTGAGGAGGACGCCCGCTCCGAGCACGATCCGCCCCCGCGAGACCCGCGTCACCAGGTAGCCCACGGGGATGCGCGGGACCGCCGTGCCGACCCAGACGAGCGTCGCCACGAGTCCGACCGCTCCCGTGCCCACCTGGAACGTGGTCCGGAACGTCTCGAGCAAGGGGGCAAACGCCACCCGCCCGAAGTTGACACAGAACACCAGCCCACAGAGCGTGCCGAACAGCCGACGTGTCACAGTCGGGGTTCGAGGGGGTCGGTCACAAGGGTTGTGTTCCATCGGGTCTCCCCCCGTGGCGAATAGTATAACGGCCGCCGGGGCGAAGCCGGGATATGATCACCGCAGACCGGATGGCGGCCGTCGACGAGAACGCGGCCGCTCTCGGTGTCCCGCGCAAGCAGTTGATGGAGTCGAGCGGCAACGCCGTCGCGGGGGCGGTGCGGCGGGTCGCCGACCCCGGCGCCGCCGTCGCCCTCGTCTGTGGCCGCGGCAACAACGGCGGCGACGCCTTCGTCGCCGCCCGCTTTCTCGACGACTACGACCCGACGATCCACCTGCTCGGTCGCCCCGAGACAATCGGAACCGACATCGCCCGCGAGAACTGGGCGGCGCTTACGGCCGCCGACTACGACACCCGGATCGTCCGCGACTCGCGGGTCCTCGACCTCGGCGATCCGGACGTCGTGGTCGACGCCATGCTCGGCACGGGCGTGACGGGGGCGCTCCGACAGCCGGAACGATCGGCCGCCGCGGCGATCAACGACTCCGCCGCGACGGTCGTCGCCGTCGACGTCCCCACTGGCGTCGACGCCGACACGGGCCAGGCCGCGGGCGTCGCCGTCGACGCCGACCGCGTCGTCACCTTCCACGACGCCAAGCCCGGCTTGGACGACTACGAGGTGACCGTCGCGGACATCGGCATCCCCGCGGCGGCCGAACTGTTCGTCGGACCGGGGGACCGTCGACTGCTCTCCCGTCCGGGCGACGCTCACAAGGGCGACTTCGGCGAAGTCCTCGTCGTCGGGGGCGGCCCCTACACCGGCGCGCCGGCCCTCGCCGCTCAGGCGGCGATGCGGGCCGGCGCCGACCTCGTCCGCGTGGCCTGTCCTCGCGCTGTCGCCCGCGAGGTCCAGGGGTTCGAGGCGGGGTTGATCCTCCGCCCCTTCGACGGCGACAAACTCACCGTCGAGGAACTGCCACACGTCCGGGACCTCGCGGCCGCCCACGACGCCGTCGTCTTCGGCCCCGGCCTCGGCGACCACGAGGCGACGCTCGCGGCGGTCCGGGCGTTCCTCGCCGACTACGACGGGCGGGCGGTGATCGACGCCGACGCCCTCGCCGTCGTCCCCGAGGTCGACACCGACGCGACGCTCCTCTGTACGCCACACCAGGGCGAACTCCGTGCGATGGGGGGGCCGAGCGCCGACGACTGGCGCGACCGCCTCGACGCCGTCTCCGACTTCGCCGCCGACCTCGGCCACACGCTGCTCGTGAAAGGCGCCCACGACGTCGTTTCGGACGGCGACCGCTCGCGGGTGAACCGCACGGGCAACCCCGGCATGACCGTCGGCGGAACGGGCGACGTCCTCGCGGGCGCCGCCGGCGCCCTCCTCGCCACGCAGGACCCCGTTGACGCCGGCGCCCTCGCCGCGTACGCCAACGGCCTCGCCGGCGACCGGATCGTCGACCGCCAGGGGTACGGCCTGTTGGCGAGCGACCTCCTGTCTGACCTCCCGCGGTCCCTGTGGGGTGGTGCCGATGAGTGAGGACGACCCCGCGGACGACCTGACCCACACCGACGAGTCCGGGTCGGTCCAGATGGTCGACGTGGGCGACAAACCCGACACGGCTCGCCGGGCGGTCGCCGAGGGGACGATCCACCTCCAGCCGTCGACGGTCGCTGCCATCCGCGCCGACGACGTCGAGAAGGGCGATGTACTGGCGACGGCCCGCGTCGGCGCCGTGCAGGCCGTGAAACACACCTGGGAGACGATTCCGATGTGTCACCAGATCCCGATCACGAACGTCGAGACGACGTTCGAGGTGGGCGACGACCGGGTCCACCTCACCGTCGCCGTCGAGACGACCGGCAAGACCGGCTGCGAGATGGAGGCGCTGGAGGGCGTGACGACCGGGCTGAACGTCGTCTGGGACATGGTGAAGGCGGCCGAAAAGAACGCGGACGGCGAATACCCCGACACGGCCATTCGGGACGTGCGCGTGACCGAGAAGACCAAGCGGGAACTAAACTGACTCGACCGCCGTCAGATTGCCGGCCTTGGCGCGGGCGCGCTCGACGACCGACGGCGGCGCCTCGAACTCCAGTACCATCTGCTCCCCTTCGTACTCCTCGGCCTCGACGTTGGCGTGGTCGTGAACCCACGAGACGAGGCTCATGGTGTCGTCGCCCATCGGCAAGACGAGACGCTCGAACTGCCAGTCCGGCAGTTCCGCCTCGATCCGATCGCGGAGGTCGTCGACTCGCTCCCCGGTCAGCCCGGAGACTGCGACGGGATTCGGGGCGAGCGCCGACAGCGCCTCCCGTTTCTCGGCGAACTCCTCGTCGTCGACGCGGTCCACCTTGTTCAACACGGTGACGATGGGTGCCTCGTTGCGCTCGTACAGCGTGTCGTGACAGGTGACGAGTTTCTCACGCATCTCCTCGACGGGTTCGCTCGCGTCCACCACGAGGAGGACGAGGTCGGCGTGGTACACCGAGCCGAGCGTCGATTCGAAGGACTCGACCAGCCAGTGGGGCAGATCCGAGACGAATCCGACCGTATCGGTCAGGAGGACGTCCCGTCGGCCGGTGTCGGCCCGGCGGGTGGTCGTCCCCAGCGTCGTAAAGAGTCGGTCCTCGCTCTCGGCGGTCGTGTCGAGGTCCGGGTGTCGATCCTCGTTTTCCGTCACGTCGAGGTCCTCGGCCAGACGGCGCATCAGCGTCGACTTGCCGGCGTTGGTGTAGCCCGCGAGCGCCACGAGATCGAAGCCGGATTCGCGGCGCTGTTCCCGGCGGGCTTCCTCTTTTTCCGCGAGGCCCTCTAGCTCCCGCTTGATGTCGGCGATCTGGTTTTTGATGTCGCGCTCGCGACTCTCGTCGTACTCCCCGAGTCCCATGAAGCCGGGGCGCTCGTCCCGCTTGGCGAGGCTGGTCTTGGCCTCGGCCCGCGGGAGTTCGTAGCGGAGTTCCGCGAGTTCGACCTGTAACTGTGCCGTGCGGGTCTGTGCCCGCTGCCCGAAGATGTCGAGGATGAGGGTGAAGCGGTCGACGACCTCGGCCCCGTCGGGGAGTTTGCTGCCGATGTTGTACGTCTGGTAGGGGCCGAGACGGTTGTCGACGATCACCGCGCCGGCGTCGCGCTCGGCCGCCAGCGCGGCGAGTTCCTCGACTTTCCCCTCCCCGAAGCCGTAGGCGGCGTCCTCCTCGCGGGTCTGGGTGAGTTCGCCGACCACTTCGTGGCCCGCGGCGCGCGCGAGGTCCGTGATCTCGTCGAGGTCGGCGTCGCCCCGGTCCACGCGCTTGGCGACGATCGCTCTCATCGGTCCATCACCGCCCCGTCGGGTGCCGTATGCGTTCCCTGCACGTTCTAGCGACGAGGTAGGTGCTCGAACCACTTAAACTCCGCTCGCGGCTCGGTACGCGCCACAAACGACTTACCGACGCACGGCCCACGGGGGGTATGGACGGGTTTCTGTTCGCGTTGCAACTGGGAATCGACCCCCAACAACTGGGGATCGAGTTCGGCAGCGGCGCCGTGATCGGGGGGATCATCGGCTTCGCGGCCAAGAAGATCGCCAAGATCGTCGCGCTGATCGTCGGTCTCGAACTCGCGCTGTTCAAGTTCCTCGAATCCCGGGGCATTCTCACCGTCGACTGGGCGGCGCTGTCGGCGGGCCTCCTGAAGACGGGGGAGGGTGCGGCCGGCGGGCCGCCGGGCTGGGTGTCGACGATCCTCTCGACGCTCTCGGTGTCGGTCGGTTTCACCGGCGGGTTCCTGCTGGGCTTCCGGCGGGGATAGTCAGCCGTCGCGACCGAGGTCGATCGTCAGGGCCAGCGACTCGCAGGTGGCCTCCAGATCCTCGATCGCCTCCTCGAACGCCGCCGCCTCGGCGCTCCGTTCCGCGCCGAGCAGGTGGTCGGCGACGACGGAGCCGACCGACCAGTCCAGTCCCATCGCCCCCTCGCCACCCCCACCGGCCATCACCGCCACCTCGCAGGTCTCGTCGTCGCGGAGTTCCATGACGACCACGACCATCAGATCCGAGTTCGTCCGCCAGGAGTCCCACCGCTCCCACGCGATCACGCCGAAAGTGTCACCGAGATATCGAGTCCGATTCATCGCCCGCTTCGGGCCGGTCATCTCGGCAAGCAGGTCGTCGGCATCCTCGCCACGGACGACGACGGTGCCGAACTCCATTATCGGACGTTGAGGTCGTCCTCGTCCTTGACGATCCGGGTTTCGGCCTCGCCGCTCGTCACTTCGTTCACCAGGTCGTAGAACTCGTTTTGCATCCCGGCGGGGAAGGTGAGGACGCCGATCCAGGAGCCGTCGGCCTGCCACTCCTCGCGGTCGAGGTCACCGAACTCGCGGATCTTCGCCTGGGCGCTCCCCGCCTTGTCCGCGGGCACCTGTACCGCGACGGTCACCTCGGCGAAACGGATGGGAATGACGGGACGGAGGGCGTCGAGCGCCTCGTCGACCTGCGTCTCGACCCGCTCCATGGGGTCGACCCGAAACCCCGCCTCCTCCAGGGCGCGTTCGATGCGCTCCGGCGGGTGTGGGGCGTCGTCCATCTGGGGGTTGACCGCGTTCCGGGCGATCCGGTTGATCAACTGCTTGCGCTTCTGTTCTTGCATCTCGCGGCGCTGCTCGGCGGTGATCTGGATCTCGCCGCGCGTGATGACCTCCGGAATGATCTCCAGGGAATCGGTCGTCCCGAATACCTCCTCCAGGTCGTTCTCGGCGGGGCGGTCGCCGCGGGAGGCGTCCTCGAAGACGTCCTCGGCCGCGATGACGTCCTCCAGGTCGCCCTCGAACTCGCCGCGCTTGATGGCCAGCGCCGCGTCGGGATCGACCAGTACCTCGAAGCGCTCGCCGTGGGATTCGAGGCGCGCGGTGACGGCCTCGTCGAGCGAAATCATACGCCGAGGTAGACCCTCCGGGGGTATATACTCTCGGCTACCCCGGCGTCGCCCCCCTCGGCTACCACAGCGCCGGCGACGACGGACCGACGCCGATCAGGAGAGGTTCTCGACGATCTCGACCAGGTCCGCCTTGTCCTGGACGCCGATCAGTCGTTCGGCCTGCTCGCCGTTCGCGTAGAACTCGAGGGTCGGGACGCTGCGGATGCCACGCTCCTGGGCGAGTTCCTGCAGCGCGTCGATGTCGACTTTCAGGACGACCGCGTCCGTCTCGGCGGCGATCTCCTCGACGGTCGGCTCCAGCATCTTGCAGGGGCCACACCAGTCGGCGTAGTAGTCGACCAGGACGACGGCGTGCTCCGAGAGGAGATCGTCCAGGTGGTCGGCGTCTTCGACGTGGATGGGTTCGGACTGCTCCGCGGTCGACTTGCTCATACTGCCACGTAGCCACGCGAACCCCTTAACGGTTGAGCCGTTCCGGTGAACGGACGCACGACCGTCAGGGTCGGCGGTATCTGAGGACGACCCCGTCGTCGACCCGTTCGACGTCCACGAGATCCAGCGCCGGGAAGTCAGCGACGAACCCCTCGCCGTCGGCGAGGGTCGGCGCCTCGCGGCCGCCGATCACGAGCGACCCCACGAACACGCTGAGTTCGTCCACCAGGTCGGCCTCGAACAGCGAGAAGACGAGTTCGCCGCCGCCCTCGGCGAGCAAGCGATCCATCCCGTCGGCGTCCAGTCGATCGACCGCGGCTGGCAGGTCGACCCGCTCCTCGCCGGCCTCGATCACGGTCGCTCCCGCCGCTCGCAGCGTCTCGCGGCGCGCCGCGGGCGCCGCCGCCGAGACGAGCAGGTAGGTGTCGGCGTCGTCGTCCAGTACCGTCGCGTCGGGCGGCGTCCGGGCCCGGGAGTCGGCGACGACACGGGCCGGGTTGGCCGACCGACCGTTTCGCAGGCGTTCGACCCGTCGATCCTCCGATTTCACCCCGAGGTGGGGGTCGTCCGCGAGGACGGTCCCGACGCCGACGAGGACGGCGTCGGCGGCCGCCCGCAGCCGATCCACGCGGGCGAAATCCGCCTCGCCCGAGATCCGAACCTGCCGACGTTCGCGGGTCGAGAGCTTCCCGTCGACGCTCGTCGCCGCATTGACGACGACTTCCATGCCGGACCCTTCGGTCGGGGGAGCAAACCGCTTTCGGTGGCGGCACGGCCGATGGAGCGCGGCCGGCGGGCGAGGTTTTTATGAGCCGGCGACCAACCCCTCACCCGATGCAACTCGACGATCATGCCGAGGACCTCGCCTCCGACCTCGGCGTAGACAAAGCGGAGGTCAAAGACGATCTGGAGAGCCTGCTGGAGTACAACGTCCCCATCGAGGAAGCGAAAGCGAGCGTCCGCCGGAAACACGGCGGCGACGGCGGGTCGTCGGCGACGCCGACGACGAAGTCCCTCGCCGACGTCTCGCCGGAGGATGGGTCGGTGACGGTCACCGTTCGCGTACTGACCAAGGGGACCCGCTCGATCCGATACCAGGGGGAAGATCAGGTCATCCGA
This window encodes:
- the trxA gene encoding thioredoxin, which codes for MSKSTAEQSEPIHVEDADHLDDLLSEHAVVLVDYYADWCGPCKMLEPTVEEIAAETDAVVLKVDIDALQELAQERGIRSVPTLEFYANGEQAERLIGVQDKADLVEIVENLS
- a CDS encoding NAD(P)H-hydrate dehydratase encodes the protein MITADRMAAVDENAAALGVPRKQLMESSGNAVAGAVRRVADPGAAVALVCGRGNNGGDAFVAARFLDDYDPTIHLLGRPETIGTDIARENWAALTAADYDTRIVRDSRVLDLGDPDVVVDAMLGTGVTGALRQPERSAAAAINDSAATVVAVDVPTGVDADTGQAAGVAVDADRVVTFHDAKPGLDDYEVTVADIGIPAAAELFVGPGDRRLLSRPGDAHKGDFGEVLVVGGGPYTGAPALAAQAAMRAGADLVRVACPRAVAREVQGFEAGLILRPFDGDKLTVEELPHVRDLAAAHDAVVFGPGLGDHEATLAAVRAFLADYDGRAVIDADALAVVPEVDTDATLLCTPHQGELRAMGGPSADDWRDRLDAVSDFAADLGHTLLVKGAHDVVSDGDRSRVNRTGNPGMTVGGTGDVLAGAAGALLATQDPVDAGALAAYANGLAGDRIVDRQGYGLLASDLLSDLPRSLWGGADE
- a CDS encoding 2,5-diamino-6-(ribosylamino)-4(3H)-pyrimidinone 5'-phosphate reductase, whose amino-acid sequence is MEVVVNAATSVDGKLSTRERRQVRISGEADFARVDRLRAAADAVLVGVGTVLADDPHLGVKSEDRRVERLRNGRSANPARVVADSRARTPPDATVLDDDADTYLLVSAAAPAARRETLRAAGATVIEAGEERVDLPAAVDRLDADGMDRLLAEGGGELVFSLFEADLVDELSVFVGSLVIGGREAPTLADGEGFVADFPALDLVDVERVDDGVVLRYRRP
- the moaC gene encoding cyclic pyranopterin monophosphate synthase MoaC — protein: MSEDDPADDLTHTDESGSVQMVDVGDKPDTARRAVAEGTIHLQPSTVAAIRADDVEKGDVLATARVGAVQAVKHTWETIPMCHQIPITNVETTFEVGDDRVHLTVAVETTGKTGCEMEALEGVTTGLNVVWDMVKAAEKNADGEYPDTAIRDVRVTEKTKRELN
- a CDS encoding MFS transporter, producing MTRRLFGTLCGLVFCVNFGRVAFAPLLETFRTTFQVGTGAVGLVATLVWVGTAVPRIPVGYLVTRVSRGRIVLGAGVLLTVASALTATAGALPLLQAGAFAIGVASGAYYAAAVPLIGDLYPDRVGQAVGIHGTAAQAAAVVAPTLTVTLVAVESWRAVFWLLAALGATLTLLVFLVARRLDGGVPRGGDHDFVAALSHWRIILAAVVMVGGAGFVWQGVFNFYVTYLITTKGLVAGRAGTLLTVAFAAGLPAFWLGGGLADRLPHVPYILTLGVGVASGVAALTVVRSLVALVAVSVGLGLVAHSLFPALDAYVLGTVPDNRGSAYAVYGGLALAVQATGSSAVGFLGETYPFDAIFRGFALALLALVACLAALYLRGVLPTATD
- the hflX gene encoding GTPase HflX, translated to MRAIVAKRVDRGDADLDEITDLARAAGHEVVGELTQTREEDAAYGFGEGKVEELAALAAERDAGAVIVDNRLGPYQTYNIGSKLPDGAEVVDRFTLILDIFGQRAQTRTAQLQVELAELRYELPRAEAKTSLAKRDERPGFMGLGEYDESRERDIKNQIADIKRELEGLAEKEEARREQRRESGFDLVALAGYTNAGKSTLMRRLAEDLDVTENEDRHPDLDTTAESEDRLFTTLGTTTRRADTGRRDVLLTDTVGFVSDLPHWLVESFESTLGSVYHADLVLLVVDASEPVEEMREKLVTCHDTLYERNEAPIVTVLNKVDRVDDEEFAEKREALSALAPNPVAVSGLTGERVDDLRDRIEAELPDWQFERLVLPMGDDTMSLVSWVHDHANVEAEEYEGEQMVLEFEAPPSVVERARAKAGNLTAVESV
- a CDS encoding FUN14 domain-containing protein produces the protein MFALQLGIDPQQLGIEFGSGAVIGGIIGFAAKKIAKIVALIVGLELALFKFLESRGILTVDWAALSAGLLKTGEGAAGGPPGWVSTILSTLSVSVGFTGGFLLGFRRG
- a CDS encoding ribosome assembly factor SBDS → MISLDEAVTARLESHGERFEVLVDPDAALAIKRGEFEGDLEDVIAAEDVFEDASRGDRPAENDLEEVFGTTDSLEIIPEVITRGEIQITAEQRREMQEQKRKQLINRIARNAVNPQMDDAPHPPERIERALEEAGFRVDPMERVETQVDEALDALRPVIPIRFAEVTVAVQVPADKAGSAQAKIREFGDLDREEWQADGSWIGVLTFPAGMQNEFYDLVNEVTSGEAETRIVKDEDDLNVR